GGCGGAGGCGAGGCGCGATCCCTGAATTTGCCCGTTCTCCTCGTGTCTACGCGGGAGACCAGTCGCGGCGGGGTACCCGACACAGGCATCGCGCATTGTAAGTGGTAAAGCTGCGAGCCGCCACAAGCGAAAGGGCTCTCCGCCAAAACGATAGATTCTCCCTTAGGGGTTTCCTAAGGGGTCGACATCCCTCCTGTTTGCAGACAGGAGGGACGTGCTACATTTCGCCGGTGCCGGGACCTGTCCGCATCGCCATGGTGATCCTGCACCGCGAGGGCCGGGTGCTGCTGCAACTGCGCGACTCCGACCCCGACGTCTACGCGGCGGGCATGTGGGGTATCTTCGGCGGACACGTCGAGGCCGGAGAATCGCCGGAAGAGGCCGCGCGCCGCGAGATCGAAGAGGAGCTGGGGCTACGGCTCCCGGCGCCACTCGACCTCTTCGTCCGCCGCGTCGACGATGGCCGTGAGCGCTTCATCTACGCCGCGCCGCTAGAGGCGCCCCTGGCCGAACTGACTCTGCGGGAGGGCCAGGGTATGGCGTTGCTCTCCCGCGACCAGGTCGAGCGCCTGGCCGTCGTGCCCGTGCACAGCGAGGTGCTGCGGGCCTTCTTCGAAGCCCAACATCCCGGGGAAAGCATCGCCTCGGCCTGAGCCCGCCAGGTCTGGGGCCCGACCGGCAGCGCGAGGCGTACTCAGGGCGCCGGAGTGGGCGTCCAGGTGGGCGTGGATGTCCGCGTCGGGGTCGGCGTGCGGGTCGGCGTGGGCGTTGGTGTCGCCGTCGGAGTGGCGGTTTGGGTAGGGGTGGACGTGGGCGTCCGGGTGCTGGTAGGCGTCCGCGTGGATGTCGCTGAAGGCGGGGCCGTCGGCGTCCGCGAGGGGGCGGCGGTGGCGCTCGGCGCTGGCGTGCGGGTCGGGACCGGTGTAGAGGTGTCGACCGGCGTGCGGGTCGGGACCGGCGTAGAGGTGTCGACCGGCGTGCGGGTCGGCAGCGGCGTGCGCGTCGGGACCGGCGTACGACTGGCTGGCGGCTCCCGCCCTGAGGCGGAAACAGGCGCCGCCGGCGGCTTCGCTGCCGCCGTGGCGGCGGCGCGAGCCTCGGCTACGGCGGTCGCGGTCAGGTTGTTGGCCACGAAGGGACTCGCCGCCGGGAGGGGCGCGGTGGCGCGCTGGGCGGAGGCGGCTGCGGCCTTCGCGGGCGGGTCCTCGCCGCCGAAGATGCCGAGGAATAGCACCGCGACCACGGCCAGGCCCAGCAGGCCGACGACGCCAACGGCCACCAGGGCGATGCGCGGCACGCCCTGGCCCGCGTGGTCAGCGGGCATGGGGTTCTGTGGCCGCGGCGCGGAAGGTGTAGGTAACGGGGGCACAAAGGTGTCTCGTGCTCATCTGCTCGCGGGCGCATCGGCGTATACCCCACCCTCCGGCCACGGGCGGCATGATGCCGGTCAGGCTGGCTAATTGTTCTAAAGCTCGAGCACTTTGCCCTTATCCGGATTGACACCGATCCGGGGCAAACATAGAATTGTGGTGGGCCTCAGGGCCGGCAGGCCCAATTTCCCGCAGTCCCCCAGAGGTTGATGCCTAAGTACATTTTCGTGACCGGCGGAGTCGTGAGCTCTGTCGGAAAGGGCATAACTACAGCCGCCATCGGCCGAATCCTCAAAAGCCGCAACGTCTCCGTCTCAGTCCAGAAGCTCGACCCTTACCTCAACGTCGACCCCGGCACGATGTCCCCCTATCAGCACGGCGAGGTCTTCGTGACTTCCGACGGCGCCGAGACGGACCTCGACCTCGGCCACTATGAGCGCTTCATCGACGAAGACCTGACGAAGGCGAGCTCCGTGACCATGGGGCAGGTCTACCAGGCAGTCATCGCCAAGGAGCGCCGGGGCGACTTCCTGGGCGGCACCATCCAGGCTGTGCCGCACCTCACAAGCGAGATCAAGTCGCGCATCCGCGGCATCGGCCGCATCACGGGCGCGCAGGTCGTGATCATCGAGGTCGGCGGGACGGTGGGCGACATCGAGGGGCAGGTGTTCCTGGAAGCGATCCGCCAGATCCGCCGGGAGGAGGCGGAGGCCGACACGCTCTCCATCCATGTGACCTTCCTGCCCTACATCTCGACGACGGGCGAGCTCAAGACAAAGCCGACACAGCACTCGGTGCAGGAATTGAGGCGCATGGGCATCCAGCCCGACGTCATCCTTTGCCGCAGCGACCACACCGTGACACTCGAGACGCGCGACAAGATCGCGCTGTTCTGCGACGTCGAGCGGCGCGCCGTGGTGCCGGTGCCGACGGTGAGCAGCATCTACGAGGTACCGCCGCTGCTCGAGGACAGCGGCCTGGGCGACTACATCATCGAGCGCATGCAGCTCCGCGCTACGGAGCGCGACCTGCAGGACTGGCGCCGGATGGTCGAGCGCCTGCGCCATCCGCAGGGCAGCGTGAAGGTCGCAGTGGTCGGGAAGTACGTCGAGCTGCGCGACGCGTATCTATCGGTGAAGGAAGCGCTCATCCATGCCGGGATCTTCCACAACACCGAAGTCGAGATCCTCTGGGTCCACTCCGAGGACCTGAATGCGGACAACGTCGCCGCTATGCTGCGCGGCGTGCACGCCATAATCGTGCCGGGCGGCTTCGGCGAGCGCGGGTTCGAGGGCAAGGTCCAGGCGGCCCGGTATGCCCGCGAGAACAAGGTGCCTTACCTGGGCCTCTGCCTGGGCATGCAGGTCATGGTCGTCGAAGCCGCAAGGGCGGCGCTCGGGACCGACGCCTGCAACTCGACCGAGAACGACCCGGAGACGCCGAACCCGGTGATCAGCCTGCTCTCGGAGCAGCAGGGCGTGGAGGACAAGGGCGGCACCATGCGTCTGGGCTCCTACGCGTGCCGGCTGCTGCCTGGCTCCCACGCGCACAACGCTTACGGCGTCGAGGAAGTGCGCGAGCGCCACCGCCACCGCTACGAGTTCAACAACGCCTACAGGGGGTTGCTGGAGCAGTTCGGCATCGTCTTCTCGGGGACCTCGCCGGATGGCACCCTGGTCGAGATCTCAGAGGTCGATGACCACCCCTTCATGGTGGGCACACAGTTCCACCCGGAGTTCCGCTCGCGGCCCGACCGGCCGCATCCTTTGTTCCGAGAGCTGGTAGCTGCGGCAAAGCGGCATGCCTCGGGCGAGGAGCCGCGCTCGCCCATGAACGCAGTTGTAGCCACATCCCCTTCGGGAGTCGCCTAGATTTGATGCCAGGAGTCCGGCGGAGCGGCCGATAATTCAACAGCGCGGGTCCTCGGGAGGCCTGTGATGCGCATCTTCCTCGACACGGCAAACATCGACGAAATACGGGACGTGCACCGCACCGGCGTCCTGTCCGGCGTGACGACGAACCCGAGCCTGATGGCGAAGGAGTCGGGTGTCAGCTACCGCGACCGGGTCGTCGAGATCTGCGAGCTGGTGCAGGGGCCGGTGTCGGCCGAGTGCACCTCCCGGGACGTCCCCGGCCTCCTGGAGGAGGCGCGCACGCTGGCGAGCTGGCACAAGCACGTGGTCGTCAAGATCCCGATGGACGCGAACGGCCTGGAGGCGACGTCCATCCTCTCCAAAGAGGGCATCCGCATCAACATGACGCTGGTGTTCAGCGCTAACCAGGCCTTGCTTGCCGCACTCGCCGGCGCGACTTACGTCAGTCCCTTCGTCGGCCGGTTGGACGACGCCGGGCAGGACGGGATGGAGGTCGTGCGTCAGTCGGTGCAGATCTTCGACAAGTACCACCTGCCAGCCCAGGTCCTGGCGGCGAGCATCCGCACGGCGCCACACGTGATCCAGGCAGCGCTCGCCGGAGCGCACATCGCCACGCTACCGTACTCGGTGTTCCAGCAGATGCTGAAGCACCCGCTCACTGACGTAGGCATCGAGCGGTTCCTGGCCGATTCGCGGAAGTATGCCTCCGTCTGAAGTGCAGGAAGAGACAGCCCGAAGTTGCAACTCGACCGCAAAATGCTAGACTTAACGAGCCGGCAATCCCCACTGCCCCGCTGTGACCGCCGTAACCGGCCTGGTCCCTCTCTGCGCACGGCACCCTCGGACGGACTGACGTGACAACAGTCGAACAGAACCGACGCTACACCATGGCAGAGCTCGAAGCGCTCACGCGCGACGAGATGATGCGCATCGCGAACGAGCTCGGTGTCGAAAAGGCCTCGACGCTGCGAAAGCAGGACCTGGTCTTCAAGATCCTCCAGGCCCAGTCCGAGCGCGAGGGCAACGTGTTCCGGGCCGGCGTCCTGGAGATCGTGGACGACGGCTACGGGTTCCTGCGCCGCGACAACTTCATCGCCAGCCTCACGGACGTTTACGTCTCCCAGTCCCAGGTGCGCCGCTTCGGCCTGCGCACCGGCGACTACGTCACGGGCACGGTACGGCCGCCCAAGGGGGACGAACGGTACTACAGCCTCCTGCGCGTGGAAGCCGTCAACGGCGTCGACCCCGAAGTCGCGAAGCGCCGGCCGTACTTCGAGCAGCTGACCGCCGTCTTCCCGGAGGAGCTGATCGACCTGGAGACGAGCTCGGACAACCTTTCGCAGCGCATCATCAATCTCGTCTCGCCGATCGGGCGCGGACAGCGGGGGCTAATCGTCTCGCCACCGAAGGCGGGCAAGACGTTCTTGCTCAAGAACATCGCCCACGGCGTGTCTCACAACTATTCGGACATCCACCTCATGGTCGTGCTCATCGGTGAGCGGCCGGAGGAAGTGACGGACATGCGGCGCAGCGTCGACGGCGAGGTAATCGGCTCGACATTCGACGAGCCGGTCGAAGACCAGACGCACGTGGCGGAGATGGCGCTGGAACGCGCAAAGCGCCTGGTCGAGGCCGGCCGCGACGTCGTCATGTTGCTGGACAGCATCACGCGGCTCACGCGGGCCTATAACGTGGCGATGCCTCCGTCGGGGCGCACGCTATCCGGCGGTATCGACCCGATTGCCCTGTACCCGCCGAAGCGCTTCTTCGGTGCCGCCCGCAACACGGACGAGGCGGGAAGCCTGACCATCATCGCGACCTGCCTGATCGATACGGGAAGCCGCATGGACGAGGTGATCTACGAGGAGTTCAAAGGTACCGGCAACATGGAGGTCCACCTCGACCGCCGCCTCGCCGAGCGCCGCATCTTCCCGGCGATCGACATCCAGCGCAGCGGGACCAGGCGAGAGGAACTCCTCCTGCCTCCCGATTACCTGCGAGGCTCCTGGCTGGTGCGCCGCATGGTCGCCCAGATCGCCGCGAACTCTCCCAACCCGACGGAGGCAACGGAGCGCCTGCTCAACGCGATGGAGCGCACGCGGAACAACCGCGAGTTCATCGAAAGCCTCAAGCCCCAGCCAGAGTAAGCAGACGCGCGCCCCTCATCCAGTCCTCCGGGAAGCCGCAGCAGCCGGTGCTGCGAGTTGGCACGGCGTCGCATGTAACGAGCACCGGCCCGGCGCGTTAGAGATGCTGAAGGACCACTGCCCGGTCACGGAAGACCAACCGTCAGGTAGCCGGGTGGCATCGAGCCGGTGTCTGGAAGTGGTCGCCAGCGGACACCGGGGAGCCTAGTGGCGAAACCGACCGGCCTTTCCCCTTCCCGAGGCCAACCTCGCGAGGGCTAGAGGAGCGGTTGGTGGCAAACCGAGCGTCACAAGGCCCGTCCGGCGACGTCACCCCACCTATTCCCCTGGTACAGGGCTTGATGCGCTGGAGCCTGTGGCTCACGTGGGCCGTCGTCCTGCTCGCGGGCCTCGCCCTCCTGTCCGACAACCTCTCCCAGGACATCAGCGGGCGCCGGGCCCTGAGTGACCTGTCTTCCACGTGGCGGTACCTGCTCTACGGCGGCGCCATGGCCGCGGCTGTGGCTGCGCTGGTCATCCGCTACCTGGCCCGGCGCATCGAGAGGCAGGTCGTCCTCATGGGGTCCATCGATGCCCTCACCGGCCTGCCCAACCGCACAGCCCTCCTCAGCCGCCTCGAGGCCGACAGCATCGCCGTCCTCTACATCGACCTCGACCGATTCAAGATGATCAACGACAACCTCGGGCACGACACGGGCGACGCCGTACTGAAGACCGTGGCGCAGCGCATCCGCCGCGCCATCCGGGAGACAGACCTGGTGGTGCGGCTGGGCGGAGACGAGTTCGTGGTCCTCGTGGAGGGAGAGCACCCGGAAGTGCTGGCCGTCCAGGCGGGCCAGCGCCTTCTCGCTGCCCTGCGCCCGGTCATGGTGGCGGAGGGTCGCGAGCTTTACATCACCGGCAGCGTCGGCATCGCCGTAAAGTGCGAGGCGCTGCAGCGGCCGACGGACCTCCTTCGGGCGGCGGACCTAGCCCTGTACCGGGCGAAGCGCCAGGGGCGCGACCGCATTGTGGTCTTCAACGAGACCATGGAAGCCAACAACGTCCTTGCCCAACTCGACCTGGAAAGCGACCTCTGGCGGGCCGTCGAGCGCGACGAGTTGGAGGTGCATTACCAGCCGGAGATCAACATCGGCACCGGGCAGATCACTGGCTTCGAGGCCCTGGTCCGCTGGCGCCATCCCGTGCGTGGCCTCCTGAAGCCCGACAGCTTCATAGGCCTTGCGGAGGAGAACGGCGCCCTGCGCGAGATCGGCCTCTGGGTGCTCGAGCAAGCGTGCAAGCAGTGGCGCCGCTGGCGGGAGATCTTCGACAAGGAAGCGCCGGTGGTGGTTAGCGTCAACCTCTCGCTGCGCCAGCTGGAGGAGCCGGACCTGGTGGAGCGCGTGCGCGACATCCTGGCCGAGCACGGCATGGAGCCTTCCAGCCTCAAGCTGGAGATCACGGAGAGCGCCCTGCTCGCCGAGATGCCTGCCGTCGTCAGCCAGCTGGCCCGCCTGCGCGCAATGGGCATCCGCCTGGCAATCGATGACTTCGGGACGGGCTACTCATCCCTGACATATCTCAAGAACCTGCCGGTGCACAGCGTGAAGATCGACCAGTCTTTCGTGCGCAACATGGAAGACGACGACGCAAGCCTGCTGATCGTGCAGGCAATCGTGACGCTGGCCCACGACCTTGGCCTGGACGTGACGGCTGAAGGGGTGGAGACGCGGAAGCAGCTGGACCACCTGGAGCGGCTGGGCTGCGACCGCGGCCAGGGCTTCTACCTTTCGGAGCCCCTGCCGGCCGAGACTATCGAGGCGCTGCTCAAGGCATACGGCCGGCGGGAGGCGCGCCAGCGCGGCAAGGCAGCGTGATGCTTCGCTACCGAGGCTAGGTAACGCTCCCTAACCGCCGGCGTTTTAAGTAGTGGACGGAGCCCCATCTTTCCCGGACGGACCCGCTGCCTCAGGCCGCCCCGGTGCGTCGTGAGTGGTTGCCGGCAGGCTTCCGGAACCTCCCGACCCACGACCGGGGGCCTGGTCACTGGCTACCCGCCCATGGACGGCGGGAGGAAGGGAGCGCTCGTTGACGGGCGAGCAGGATGCGGAGGGAGGAAGCGGAGGCCCTGCCCCAACCGTCGTAGCTCTGCTTGCCTGGAGCCGGCGCCTGATCGCCGTCTTTCTGACGGTCGCCCTGTTTTCCTTCGGCTGGTCAGTCTCCGACGTCAGCTTCGAAGAGAGCACGGTCTCGTTCCAATTGCGATCTCTCTGGAGCGTTGCCCTCCTGGGGGTCGCGACCTGCCTGGTGGGACTTACCGTATTTCTTCGGCGCCTCGCTCGCCATGTCGAGGAGGAGATCCGCTACTTCGGCAGCCTGGACGTGCTCACAGGCCTGGCGAACAGGGCCGGCCTGATGGAACGCCTCCACCGGCCGGCGATCGCGGTGCTCTATCTCGACATCGACTACTTCAAGAACGTCAACGACAGCCTGGGCCACGACTCCGGGGACGAGGTGATCCGCATGGTCGCCCAGCGCCTCAGGCGCGCAGTGCGTCCGGGAGACCTGGCGGCGCGCCTCGGCGGCGATGAGTTCGTGGTCGTCATCGAGGATGAGGACATCGAGCAGGCGGCGCGCGGCGTGGCGGAGAAGATCCGCAGCGCCGTATCGCAGCCGCTGCGCATCGAGCGGCGCGAGCTGCTGCTGACGTCCAGCATCGGTGTCGCGGTCAAGTCGCCCCAGCTCGCGACTCCCAACGAAGTCCTGCGCGCGGCCGACCTCGCGCTCTATCGGGCCAAGCGCCAGGGCCGCGACCGTGTCGTCTTCTACAGTGAGTCCTCGGAGAGGAACGTCCTTTACCGGCTGGACCTGGAGAAAGACCTGTGGAAGGCGATGGACCGCGGCGAGCTTGAGCTGCACTACCTCCCAGAGGTGAACCTGCAGACCGGCGCCCTGTGCGGCCTGGAGGCCCTCGTCCGCTGGCGCCATCCCGCCCATGGCGTCATGCGGCCGTCGAGCTTCATGGGCCTCGCCGAGGAGACCGGCTCGATTTCGGAGATCGGCCTCTGGTCCTTCGAGGCTGCTTGCCGCGACCTCAAGTCCCTGCGCCGGGCCGGCTCGGGCGAGGCGCTGGCCATGAGCGTGAACCTTTCCCGCCGTCAGCTGGGACAGCCGGGGTTCATCCGCCGCCTGGAGGAGGTACTGCTCGCGACGGACGTGGACCCCGCCGACATCAAGGTGGAGGTCAGCGAGCAGGTCTTCCTGGAGGCGGGCGCCGCCCAGATGGCCACGGTAGACCAGATGCGGGCGCTGGGCCTGGGGATCGTGATCGATGATTTCGGCACCGGGCACGCGCCCCTGAGCTACCTCCGCCGCTGGTCAGTCGACGGTGTCAAGATCGACCGCAGCCTGATCGGCAATATCGAATTCGACGAGTCGAAGCTCCTTATCGTCCAGGCGATCATCAGCCTGGCCCACGACCTGGGCCTGCGGGTCACGGCGGTGGGCATCGAAACGCCACAGCAACTCAGCCAACTCTTCGACCTGGGCTGCGACTTCGGCCAGGGCTTCTACCTTTCGGAGCCCGTGCCGGCGGAAGCGGTTGCGCGGCTCCTTGCGAAGCGCCGCGCTCGCACCCCGCCCCGCCGCCGTCCGGCGGCTTGAGGCCGCGCCTGCCGCCAGTAGTGAGATGAAGCCCTGCCCGACCGCAGGGCTGTAGCGGACGCGGCGTTAGCCGTTCATGACCTCCTCGAGCGCACGGCCGGCCTGGTCGGGGTTACCCGGCGGCATGGAGATGACCGGCATGTCGACGCCGAGGTCCCGCAGCTCCAGGAGCTGCCGGTGTATCTCCTTCGGGGTGCCGACAACGACCACGTTATCGGCCATGTAATCGGGCACGGCGTCGATGGCCGCGTCCTGGCCGCCACTCCAGGCAGCCTCGATCCGCGCCGTTTCCTCCGGATAGCCCTCGCGGGCAAGCATCTCCTTGTAGAAGACGCCCATGCGCCCGATGTACCAGGCGAGGGGCTGCTTGGACTGGCGCTTAACCGCCTCGCGCTGCGACTCATCGAACACGTAGCCGGTCGTCAAATATGGCGCGACGACGATGTCCGAGCCGGAGCGGCCCGCGCGCCTCGCGCCGCGGTCCAGCCGTTGGCGCACGGAGCCGTACTTCGTCTTCGGCCAGTGGATAGGGATGAGCCCATCGGCGATCTCGCCCGTCTGGACGATGCTGGCCGGGGTGATCGCGGCGATGTATATGGGGATGTGGTCGCGCACCAGGTTCACCTGCAGGCGAAAGCCGCGCTCCAGGTTGAAGATCTCGCCCTTGTACACCAGGCGCTCGCCGTGGAGGAGCATGTTGATGATCTCCACGTACTCGCGCAGGCGCCGCATCGGCTTTTCGAACGGCACGCCGTGGAAGTGCTCGATCACGTTGGCGCCGGAGGTGCCGAGGCCGATGAGCATCCGGCCGCCGCTCAACTCATCCAGGGTCGCGAAGGTGCTGGCGATGACCCCGGGCGAACGCGAGTAGACGTTCATGATGCCGCTGCCGACCTTGATCCGGTCGGTAGCCCGCACGACCTCGCCCATGGTGGTGACGATGTCGTAGCCCCAGGTCTCGCCGAACCAGATGGAGTCGTATCCCAGCTTGTCGGCGATGCGGATCTTCTCGATCGACTGGTCGCGGTTCGGTCCGCCGGCGATGCCGCCCGTGAGGCCGATGCGCAGCTTTCCGTCGCTAGTCATGGTGCTCTCCTTGGCGCCTGTACGGTCCGGGGTGGCGCTCATTGTCGGCCATCCGTCCGCTTACGTATACGCCCCGTTTGACGGCAGTAGGCGGCGGGCCTAGTACCATGGTCAGCGATGCCGCCGCCCCGCCTGCGAGACCGGATAGAGTCCCTGCTTCGCGACGAGCTTAGCCGCCTCGGACGGCCGGGTCTGAGCTTCCTGCTCTGCCTATCGGACGCGTCCTGGCGCGCCGCGATGCGCGAGGTTGCCTGCCCATCTTATGCGGCCCGCCTGGCCTCGCCCACGGCGCGCCGAGGCACCCGCGGCAAGCTCGGGATGGCAACGGTCTGCCACTTCCGCCACGCGCATTCGGCCGTGGTCTACGTCAAAACGCGCGGGCGCACATGGAGCGAGATTGAGGACACGGTCCGCCATGAGGCCCTGCACCTGGCGCGGCCGAGCTACAGCCACCGCCAGGTGGAGGCCGCGCTGGGTCACCACGTGCCGCCGCGGTGGCCTCGACGCCGTCGCCGGCAAGGGCGCCACGCGGGCGTGAACCCCTAACCAGCCGTCCTCGAAGCCCCGAGAGCCCGCCGGCGAAATCCCTAGGGACGATCCCTAAAGAATCGACTGCACCGGCCGATACGTCATAGACAACTGGACAGGGCCGCCATCAGCGGCCGTTGAAAGGATTGCTGGCATGCAAGGTCGATTCACGTTGTGGTGGTCCCGGTCACGGGACGAGCGCGGCATCACGGGGCTGGAGACGGCGATCATCCTCATCGCCTTCGTCGTCGTTGCCACCGTGTTCGCGTTCGTAGTGCTTACCACGGGCATCTTCAGCTCGGAGCGAGGCAAGGAGACGGTGTTCGCCGGCCTCCAGAAGGCGCGCGGCACCATGGAGGTCCGGGGAGGCGTCGTCGCGACCGCCCCTGGCGGCGTACCGACCACGATCCAGTTTGCCGTCGCCACCACGGCCGGCGGCGACCCGATCCCGATGGACCCGCTGGCCACCAACAACCGGATGGTCATCGCCTACCGCGACCCTACGGTCGTGGACGACGAC
Above is a window of Dehalococcoidia bacterium DNA encoding:
- a CDS encoding bifunctional diguanylate cyclase/phosphodiesterase, translating into MTGEQDAEGGSGGPAPTVVALLAWSRRLIAVFLTVALFSFGWSVSDVSFEESTVSFQLRSLWSVALLGVATCLVGLTVFLRRLARHVEEEIRYFGSLDVLTGLANRAGLMERLHRPAIAVLYLDIDYFKNVNDSLGHDSGDEVIRMVAQRLRRAVRPGDLAARLGGDEFVVVIEDEDIEQAARGVAEKIRSAVSQPLRIERRELLLTSSIGVAVKSPQLATPNEVLRAADLALYRAKRQGRDRVVFYSESSERNVLYRLDLEKDLWKAMDRGELELHYLPEVNLQTGALCGLEALVRWRHPAHGVMRPSSFMGLAEETGSISEIGLWSFEAACRDLKSLRRAGSGEALAMSVNLSRRQLGQPGFIRRLEEVLLATDVDPADIKVEVSEQVFLEAGAAQMATVDQMRALGLGIVIDDFGTGHAPLSYLRRWSVDGVKIDRSLIGNIEFDESKLLIVQAIISLAHDLGLRVTAVGIETPQQLSQLFDLGCDFGQGFYLSEPVPAEAVARLLAKRRARTPPRRRPAA
- a CDS encoding archaellin/type IV pilin N-terminal domain-containing protein; the encoded protein is MQGRFTLWWSRSRDERGITGLETAIILIAFVVVATVFAFVVLTTGIFSSERGKETVFAGLQKARGTMEVRGGVVATAPGGVPTTIQFAVATTAGGDPIPMDPLATNNRMVIAYRDPTVVDDDVPYTANDIIGDGDALLEPGELKLVVIQISDINPAPTITANSRWTLELQTPVGAVIDLTRSMPGELADVMQLH
- a CDS encoding NUDIX domain-containing protein; this translates as MPGPVRIAMVILHREGRVLLQLRDSDPDVYAAGMWGIFGGHVEAGESPEEAARREIEEELGLRLPAPLDLFVRRVDDGRERFIYAAPLEAPLAELTLREGQGMALLSRDQVERLAVVPVHSEVLRAFFEAQHPGESIASA
- the rho gene encoding transcription termination factor Rho; amino-acid sequence: MAELEALTRDEMMRIANELGVEKASTLRKQDLVFKILQAQSEREGNVFRAGVLEIVDDGYGFLRRDNFIASLTDVYVSQSQVRRFGLRTGDYVTGTVRPPKGDERYYSLLRVEAVNGVDPEVAKRRPYFEQLTAVFPEELIDLETSSDNLSQRIINLVSPIGRGQRGLIVSPPKAGKTFLLKNIAHGVSHNYSDIHLMVVLIGERPEEVTDMRRSVDGEVIGSTFDEPVEDQTHVAEMALERAKRLVEAGRDVVMLLDSITRLTRAYNVAMPPSGRTLSGGIDPIALYPPKRFFGAARNTDEAGSLTIIATCLIDTGSRMDEVIYEEFKGTGNMEVHLDRRLAERRIFPAIDIQRSGTRREELLLPPDYLRGSWLVRRMVAQIAANSPNPTEATERLLNAMERTRNNREFIESLKPQPE
- a CDS encoding CTP synthase, encoding MPKYIFVTGGVVSSVGKGITTAAIGRILKSRNVSVSVQKLDPYLNVDPGTMSPYQHGEVFVTSDGAETDLDLGHYERFIDEDLTKASSVTMGQVYQAVIAKERRGDFLGGTIQAVPHLTSEIKSRIRGIGRITGAQVVIIEVGGTVGDIEGQVFLEAIRQIRREEAEADTLSIHVTFLPYISTTGELKTKPTQHSVQELRRMGIQPDVILCRSDHTVTLETRDKIALFCDVERRAVVPVPTVSSIYEVPPLLEDSGLGDYIIERMQLRATERDLQDWRRMVERLRHPQGSVKVAVVGKYVELRDAYLSVKEALIHAGIFHNTEVEILWVHSEDLNADNVAAMLRGVHAIIVPGGFGERGFEGKVQAARYARENKVPYLGLCLGMQVMVVEAARAALGTDACNSTENDPETPNPVISLLSEQQGVEDKGGTMRLGSYACRLLPGSHAHNAYGVEEVRERHRHRYEFNNAYRGLLEQFGIVFSGTSPDGTLVEISEVDDHPFMVGTQFHPEFRSRPDRPHPLFRELVAAAKRHASGEEPRSPMNAVVATSPSGVA
- a CDS encoding bifunctional diguanylate cyclase/phosphodiesterase: MANRASQGPSGDVTPPIPLVQGLMRWSLWLTWAVVLLAGLALLSDNLSQDISGRRALSDLSSTWRYLLYGGAMAAAVAALVIRYLARRIERQVVLMGSIDALTGLPNRTALLSRLEADSIAVLYIDLDRFKMINDNLGHDTGDAVLKTVAQRIRRAIRETDLVVRLGGDEFVVLVEGEHPEVLAVQAGQRLLAALRPVMVAEGRELYITGSVGIAVKCEALQRPTDLLRAADLALYRAKRQGRDRIVVFNETMEANNVLAQLDLESDLWRAVERDELEVHYQPEINIGTGQITGFEALVRWRHPVRGLLKPDSFIGLAEENGALREIGLWVLEQACKQWRRWREIFDKEAPVVVSVNLSLRQLEEPDLVERVRDILAEHGMEPSSLKLEITESALLAEMPAVVSQLARLRAMGIRLAIDDFGTGYSSLTYLKNLPVHSVKIDQSFVRNMEDDDASLLIVQAIVTLAHDLGLDVTAEGVETRKQLDHLERLGCDRGQGFYLSEPLPAETIEALLKAYGRREARQRGKAA
- the fsa gene encoding fructose-6-phosphate aldolase, encoding MRIFLDTANIDEIRDVHRTGVLSGVTTNPSLMAKESGVSYRDRVVEICELVQGPVSAECTSRDVPGLLEEARTLASWHKHVVVKIPMDANGLEATSILSKEGIRINMTLVFSANQALLAALAGATYVSPFVGRLDDAGQDGMEVVRQSVQIFDKYHLPAQVLAASIRTAPHVIQAALAGAHIATLPYSVFQQMLKHPLTDVGIERFLADSRKYASV
- a CDS encoding LLM class flavin-dependent oxidoreductase, translating into MTSDGKLRIGLTGGIAGGPNRDQSIEKIRIADKLGYDSIWFGETWGYDIVTTMGEVVRATDRIKVGSGIMNVYSRSPGVIASTFATLDELSGGRMLIGLGTSGANVIEHFHGVPFEKPMRRLREYVEIINMLLHGERLVYKGEIFNLERGFRLQVNLVRDHIPIYIAAITPASIVQTGEIADGLIPIHWPKTKYGSVRQRLDRGARRAGRSGSDIVVAPYLTTGYVFDESQREAVKRQSKQPLAWYIGRMGVFYKEMLAREGYPEETARIEAAWSGGQDAAIDAVPDYMADNVVVVGTPKEIHRQLLELRDLGVDMPVISMPPGNPDQAGRALEEVMNG